One genomic region from uncultured Cohaesibacter sp. encodes:
- a CDS encoding creatininase family protein: MQTDYGKLSWEEVRDIDKDRVVILNVSATEDHGPHMPLDTDTVLGMAVAEGVAKAIPDHVLVMPPISYGFNEHHKDFPGVIWIQPETLIAFVTDVTKSLAHHGFRRILLLNSHGSNHPVLDLAARKTVIETGILCVSASYWNLCSDKINAVRASDIGGIAHAGEFEAAIYKYLHPDLVHLEKAQNQNLHDGKSKFFNLDLARGGGKAMLMRWWSSVSPDGTMGDPALATAENGEAFLKAAIEETADLVREIRELPLLERKDHH; encoded by the coding sequence ATGCAGACTGACTATGGCAAGCTCAGCTGGGAAGAGGTGCGCGATATCGACAAAGACCGCGTCGTGATTCTCAATGTTTCAGCAACAGAAGATCACGGACCCCACATGCCTCTTGATACCGATACGGTTCTGGGCATGGCGGTTGCAGAAGGTGTAGCCAAAGCGATACCTGACCATGTTCTTGTCATGCCGCCCATTTCCTATGGCTTCAATGAGCATCACAAGGATTTTCCAGGTGTTATCTGGATACAGCCCGAAACATTGATTGCGTTCGTGACCGATGTAACCAAATCCCTCGCGCATCATGGTTTCCGGCGCATTCTGCTGCTCAATTCCCATGGGTCCAACCATCCGGTTCTGGATTTGGCGGCGCGGAAGACGGTCATTGAAACCGGCATTCTTTGCGTGTCTGCCTCCTACTGGAATCTGTGCTCGGACAAGATCAATGCGGTTCGCGCTTCCGATATCGGCGGCATCGCTCATGCGGGTGAATTCGAAGCGGCGATCTACAAATATCTGCATCCGGATCTGGTGCATCTGGAAAAGGCCCAGAACCAGAATCTGCATGATGGCAAGAGCAAATTCTTCAACCTCGATTTGGCGCGCGGTGGCGGCAAGGCGATGTTGATGCGCTGGTGGTCTTCGGTGTCCCCTGATGGCACCATGGGCGATCCTGCGCTCGCAACAGCCGAAAATGGCGAAGCTTTTCTGAAAGCTGCGATTGAAGAAACAGCCGATCTGGTGCGTGAAATCCGGGAGCTTCCGCTTCTGGAACGCAAGGATCATCATTGA
- a CDS encoding aspartate aminotransferase family protein yields the protein MSNKTSNLFYQSRAPRPFLDRAEGIYMYDQSGKRYIDGSSGAMVSNIGHSNPNVLEAMKAQMDKSTFGYRLHFRTEPSEDLASMVAERMPGNLDRVFFVSGGSEAVESAIKLARQYAITQGQSSRWKVISRFPSYHGSTFGALALTGYDPLARPFDPMMRDMPKIAAPACYLDRDNLTDEQRGLKYAELLRDEIIKQGPETVLAFIMEPIGGASTGALVAPDSYYGRIAEICKEFGILLIYDEVMTGVGRTGSFLAANHWDIEPDIVAMSKGFAAGYAPLGAVVARETMVEALLDAGGFLHGYTYAGNPLACAAGVAVLKEIDRLSLIDNCAAMGALLKSRLEGLMERYPFIGDVRGKGLLLAFELVSDKDSMTPLPKEYNCYLELVELAYERGLIIYSRRTRGGVEGDHFLVAPAMIVNESQIDEIMGILIESLDALAAKFDLPVNAS from the coding sequence ATGAGCAACAAGACGTCTAATCTCTTCTATCAATCCCGCGCTCCAAGGCCATTTCTGGACCGCGCAGAAGGGATCTATATGTATGACCAATCCGGAAAACGCTATATCGATGGCTCTTCCGGCGCGATGGTTTCCAACATTGGGCATTCCAACCCCAATGTGCTGGAAGCGATGAAAGCGCAGATGGACAAGTCCACCTTCGGCTATCGCCTGCATTTCCGAACGGAACCGTCCGAAGATCTGGCTTCCATGGTGGCAGAACGCATGCCGGGCAATCTGGACCGCGTGTTCTTTGTCTCAGGCGGCTCGGAAGCCGTTGAAAGCGCCATCAAGCTGGCGCGCCAATATGCCATCACGCAGGGCCAATCGAGCCGCTGGAAGGTCATTTCCCGTTTTCCGTCCTATCATGGCAGCACTTTCGGGGCGCTGGCTCTGACCGGTTATGATCCGCTCGCCCGCCCATTTGACCCGATGATGCGGGATATGCCCAAGATCGCGGCGCCTGCATGCTATCTGGATAGGGACAACCTGACGGATGAGCAGCGTGGTCTGAAATATGCCGAACTGCTGCGTGACGAAATCATCAAACAAGGCCCGGAAACTGTTCTCGCCTTCATCATGGAGCCGATTGGCGGCGCTTCTACCGGCGCTCTGGTTGCCCCAGACAGCTATTACGGACGCATTGCCGAAATCTGCAAGGAATTCGGCATCCTGCTGATCTATGACGAAGTCATGACCGGTGTTGGCCGCACGGGGTCTTTCCTTGCTGCCAATCACTGGGATATCGAACCGGACATCGTGGCGATGTCCAAAGGCTTTGCCGCCGGCTACGCGCCGCTTGGGGCTGTGGTTGCCCGCGAAACCATGGTCGAAGCGTTGCTCGATGCCGGCGGCTTCCTGCACGGCTATACCTATGCTGGCAATCCGCTTGCCTGTGCGGCCGGAGTCGCTGTGCTCAAGGAAATTGATCGGCTAAGCCTCATCGACAATTGTGCCGCCATGGGAGCCCTTCTCAAGTCCCGTCTTGAAGGCCTTATGGAGCGCTATCCCTTTATTGGCGATGTCCGTGGCAAGGGCTTGCTGCTGGCGTTTGAACTTGTCAGCGACAAGGACAGCATGACGCCGCTCCCCAAGGAATATAACTGCTATCTCGAACTGGTCGAGCTGGCTTATGAGCGTGGCCTCATCATCTATTCGCGCCGCACGCGCGGCGGAGTGGAAGGAGATCACTTCCTCGTTGCTCCGGCCATGATTGTCAATGAATCCCAGATTGACGAAATCATGGGTATCCTCATCGAGAGCCTTGATGCTCTTGCGGCGAAATTCGATTTGCCAGTGAATGCCTCATGA
- a CDS encoding transporter substrate-binding domain-containing protein, which yields MINRRSLLKFVAATGTLVLASLSISAPVLADELDTIKEKGVIRIAMSGAYPPFNFVNDANEVVGFDPAIGTEIAKRMGLKVEIITTAWDGIIGGLLANKYDAIVGSMTITEERDKVVDFVGPYYATKRAIFTKEGSDITSVSQLDDATLGVTLGETHEQWAREAGYKIRTYKGLPELLMELDNGRVDAIVNDRIAAMLAIKENGYKMVELPDLKTEAFGAGIAIREGNPDLKAAMQKALDDLMADGTYLEIANKWVGGDIR from the coding sequence ATGATCAACCGTCGCAGCTTGTTGAAGTTTGTCGCAGCCACCGGCACGCTCGTGCTGGCAAGCCTTAGCATTTCCGCTCCGGTTCTTGCTGACGAACTCGACACCATCAAGGAAAAAGGCGTTATTCGCATTGCCATGAGTGGCGCTTATCCTCCATTCAACTTCGTCAACGACGCCAACGAAGTGGTTGGCTTTGACCCGGCAATCGGCACCGAGATTGCCAAACGCATGGGCCTTAAAGTCGAAATCATCACCACCGCGTGGGACGGCATCATCGGCGGCCTTTTGGCCAACAAATATGACGCCATCGTCGGTTCCATGACGATCACCGAAGAACGCGACAAGGTCGTTGATTTCGTTGGTCCATACTATGCTACCAAACGCGCCATCTTCACCAAAGAAGGGTCTGATATCACAAGCGTATCGCAGCTCGATGATGCGACCTTGGGTGTTACCCTTGGTGAGACTCACGAACAGTGGGCTCGTGAAGCCGGCTACAAGATCCGCACCTACAAAGGCCTGCCGGAACTGCTTATGGAGCTGGACAATGGCCGCGTTGATGCAATCGTCAACGACCGTATCGCTGCCATGCTCGCAATCAAGGAAAACGGCTACAAAATGGTTGAGCTGCCAGACTTGAAAACCGAAGCTTTCGGTGCTGGTATTGCCATCCGCGAAGGCAACCCGGATCTGAAAGCAGCCATGCAGAAGGCACTGGATGACCTGATGGCTGATGGCACCTATCTCGAAATTGCCAACAAATGGGTTGGCGGCGACATTCGCTAA
- a CDS encoding ArgE/DapE family deacylase, producing the protein MEKDIALKILSAVEANFDKQTDFLSELVSHPSTRGQEQSAQAYMAGALQERGYSVDRWQINVDDIRHLPGFSPVIGSYDDAVNVVGTHKSATSKGRSLILNGHIDVVPAGPLDMWETPPFSPKVEGDWLYGRGAGDMKAGLVANLFALDALRSAGFAPAADVFFQSVVEEECTGNGALACLQRGYKADAVLIPEPFDETLVKAQTGVIWFQVHLKGLPTHVAYAGDGANAIEAAVPLINALHALEKRWNAPEHRHHDFAHHDHALNLNVGKIVGGDWASSVPAWCVFDVRMGVFPGQDLEAARADIEATLLQAAEENSFLRENKPKVVYHGFMAEGYALSDDTSETASVAIKALGDAHRVVNDKDLEQMAITCTTDTRFFGLYANTPALVYGPHAEAIHGFNERVSLESIKRVTKATALFIADWCGLETL; encoded by the coding sequence ATGGAAAAGGACATTGCACTCAAAATTCTTTCCGCAGTTGAAGCCAACTTTGACAAGCAAACGGATTTTCTTTCCGAACTGGTCAGTCATCCTTCCACGCGCGGTCAGGAACAATCGGCCCAGGCCTATATGGCCGGCGCCTTGCAAGAGCGTGGTTATTCAGTGGATCGCTGGCAGATCAATGTTGATGATATCCGCCACTTACCGGGCTTTTCTCCCGTCATCGGTTCCTATGATGATGCGGTCAATGTGGTCGGCACCCATAAAAGCGCAACCAGCAAGGGTCGCTCCCTGATCCTTAATGGCCATATCGATGTGGTACCCGCTGGTCCACTTGATATGTGGGAAACGCCGCCCTTCTCCCCCAAGGTTGAAGGGGACTGGCTTTATGGGCGCGGCGCTGGCGACATGAAAGCCGGTTTGGTGGCCAACCTGTTTGCTCTTGATGCCCTGCGGTCTGCCGGTTTTGCCCCGGCCGCAGATGTGTTTTTCCAATCGGTGGTCGAAGAAGAATGCACCGGCAATGGCGCTTTGGCATGTTTGCAACGAGGCTACAAGGCCGATGCTGTTCTCATCCCCGAGCCCTTCGATGAAACACTGGTCAAGGCCCAGACGGGCGTCATCTGGTTTCAGGTCCATCTCAAGGGGCTGCCCACCCATGTGGCCTATGCAGGCGATGGTGCCAACGCCATCGAAGCAGCTGTGCCCTTGATCAATGCCTTGCACGCGCTTGAAAAACGCTGGAATGCGCCAGAGCATCGGCATCATGATTTTGCCCATCATGATCACGCCCTCAACCTCAATGTCGGCAAGATTGTTGGAGGCGACTGGGCCAGCTCCGTACCGGCATGGTGCGTGTTTGACGTGCGCATGGGCGTCTTCCCCGGACAGGACTTGGAGGCAGCCCGCGCCGATATCGAGGCCACCTTGCTTCAGGCGGCTGAAGAAAACAGCTTCCTGAGAGAGAACAAGCCCAAGGTTGTCTATCACGGCTTCATGGCTGAAGGATATGCGTTGTCTGACGACACAAGCGAAACAGCCTCTGTTGCAATCAAAGCCCTTGGCGACGCCCATAGGGTAGTGAACGACAAGGATCTTGAGCAGATGGCGATCACCTGCACGACGGACACGCGGTTCTTCGGGCTTTATGCCAATACACCAGCACTCGTTTATGGCCCACATGCCGAAGCCATCCATGGCTTCAATGAGCGTGTCTCTCTGGAAAGCATCAAGCGGGTTACAAAAGCGACAGCCTTGTTCATCGCAGATTGGTGCGGACTGGAAACTCTATAG
- a CDS encoding amino acid ABC transporter permease, translating into MGLDFSVVPGFFDVIMQGVFWTIAITLAAAVLSFFGGIFFAVIALYAPRVISWPMKGFEWLFMGTPLLLQLFLIYFGLIQIGIDLPAFVAGSLGLGLHFAVYNSELIQTSILAVDKGQMEAARTLGLSRGQSLRYIVIPQAVRDVIPPIGNNMIALLKDSALVSVIGVTELTLSAQLAIGRTYRPFEFYAVAAVCYYIINLGMEAVLRRLERRVQASR; encoded by the coding sequence ATGGGGCTTGATTTTTCGGTCGTACCCGGCTTCTTCGACGTCATCATGCAAGGCGTCTTCTGGACCATTGCCATTACGCTGGCTGCAGCTGTCCTCAGCTTCTTTGGCGGTATCTTTTTCGCCGTTATCGCGCTTTATGCGCCGCGTGTGATCAGCTGGCCGATGAAGGGCTTTGAATGGCTCTTCATGGGAACGCCGCTGCTGCTTCAGCTGTTCCTGATCTATTTCGGTCTCATCCAGATCGGCATCGATCTTCCGGCCTTTGTAGCCGGATCGCTGGGGCTCGGGCTGCATTTTGCGGTCTATAACTCAGAGCTGATCCAGACCAGCATTCTGGCCGTGGACAAGGGGCAGATGGAAGCAGCGCGCACCCTTGGACTCAGTCGCGGTCAATCCCTGCGCTATATCGTGATCCCGCAGGCTGTGCGCGATGTCATTCCCCCGATTGGCAACAACATGATCGCTCTCTTGAAGGACTCCGCTCTGGTCTCGGTCATCGGCGTTACGGAGCTGACCCTGTCAGCGCAGCTGGCCATTGGGCGCACATACCGGCCGTTTGAATTCTACGCGGTTGCAGCGGTTTGCTACTACATCATCAATCTGGGCATGGAAGCGGTGTTGCGTCGTCTCGAACGCCGTGTTCAAGCCTCTCGTTAA
- a CDS encoding ABC transporter permease, whose product MSNSVSNRSLWRSVTSDRQFNFLVIVNLLVLTAAVSISGIDFVNAYNLQSMAIQIPELGLLAIGVTLAMISGNGGIDLSGIALANLSGISAALLVPQFISPDDSPMTYVFAFGFVCLCVGFVGGIVNGLLVSRANLTPIIATLGTSLAFTGVSVVLTNGSGVRLGYIEPLDAFGHSPIMGVPMCFALFLAIAIVIGAVLRFTPFGTRLFLLGSNPKAARFAGFDEKKLFLTAYTISGMLASVAGFIIAARISSVKWDYGTSYVLIAILIVVMAGVKPEGGYGRISCVILSAAALQILSSMFNFLNISNFFRDFAWGVLLLVFLAVSKFDLRVWRLTKS is encoded by the coding sequence ATGTCCAATAGTGTGTCGAACAGGTCTCTGTGGCGTTCCGTCACGTCTGATCGCCAGTTCAATTTTCTTGTTATTGTCAATCTGCTGGTTCTTACGGCCGCGGTCTCCATTTCTGGAATTGACTTTGTCAACGCCTACAATCTTCAATCGATGGCTATCCAGATCCCAGAGCTTGGGCTTCTCGCAATTGGCGTGACCCTGGCGATGATTTCAGGCAACGGTGGCATTGATTTGTCTGGCATTGCGTTGGCCAACCTTTCAGGTATCTCGGCAGCCCTGCTGGTGCCCCAATTCATCTCACCTGACGACAGTCCGATGACGTATGTCTTTGCCTTCGGATTTGTTTGTCTGTGTGTTGGATTTGTTGGTGGCATCGTGAATGGTCTGCTGGTGTCTCGAGCCAATCTGACGCCAATTATCGCAACACTGGGCACTTCGCTTGCCTTTACAGGTGTGAGTGTTGTTCTGACCAATGGGTCCGGTGTGCGTCTGGGTTATATCGAGCCGCTTGATGCCTTCGGCCATTCACCCATCATGGGTGTCCCGATGTGCTTTGCCCTGTTTTTGGCTATTGCCATCGTTATTGGTGCTGTGTTGCGTTTCACTCCATTTGGAACGCGACTTTTCCTCTTGGGAAGTAATCCGAAAGCCGCTCGCTTCGCTGGCTTTGATGAAAAGAAACTGTTTCTGACGGCCTACACCATTTCCGGCATGTTGGCTTCGGTTGCCGGTTTCATCATTGCTGCACGCATTTCCAGTGTCAAATGGGATTACGGCACCTCTTATGTCCTCATCGCCATTCTGATTGTCGTGATGGCAGGCGTAAAGCCTGAAGGGGGATATGGCCGCATCTCATGCGTGATCCTGTCAGCGGCGGCGCTGCAAATCCTGTCGAGCATGTTCAATTTCCTGAACATCTCGAACTTTTTCCGGGACTTCGCCTGGGGCGTCCTTCTGCTGGTTTTCTTGGCCGTGTCCAAGTTCGACCTCAGAGTCTGGCGCCTCACCAAATCTTGA
- a CDS encoding CoA transferase subunit A — protein MRLPQKERSIEDAVAQISDGASIMVGGFGVPGTPFNLIAELVRQGQKDLTLVKNDANEAGMGIDHLLANGQVRKLIVTHLGLNGHAIEMMNSGALEVEFCAQGILAERIRAGGAGLAGFISDIGIGTELAEGKQIVSVDGKDFVLETALRTDVALVHAEQCDAYGNLCFAKTARNFNPLMAMAADCVIAESQNYLPIGDLDPDAIHTPGPFVDHVVALKDLHKEYAIVRR, from the coding sequence ATGAGACTGCCTCAAAAAGAGCGCTCCATTGAAGATGCCGTCGCCCAAATCAGCGACGGCGCTTCCATCATGGTGGGCGGATTCGGCGTGCCGGGCACGCCTTTCAACCTGATTGCCGAGTTGGTACGGCAGGGTCAGAAAGATCTGACCCTCGTCAAGAATGACGCCAACGAGGCTGGCATGGGCATCGACCATCTGCTGGCCAATGGGCAGGTGCGCAAGCTGATCGTCACCCATCTGGGGCTCAATGGCCATGCTATCGAGATGATGAATAGTGGCGCGCTGGAAGTGGAATTCTGCGCACAGGGCATTCTGGCCGAGCGCATTCGGGCTGGCGGCGCTGGTCTTGCCGGTTTCATCTCGGATATCGGCATCGGCACGGAGCTTGCCGAGGGCAAGCAGATCGTCTCCGTAGACGGCAAGGATTTTGTTCTGGAAACAGCCCTGCGCACCGATGTGGCGCTGGTGCATGCAGAACAGTGCGATGCTTACGGCAATTTGTGCTTTGCCAAAACCGCACGCAATTTCAACCCGTTGATGGCAATGGCGGCCGATTGCGTTATCGCCGAAAGCCAGAATTACCTGCCTATTGGCGATCTCGATCCGGATGCCATCCATACCCCCGGCCCCTTTGTCGATCATGTGGTCGCCCTTAAAGACTTGCACAAGGAATATGCCATTGTCCGACGCTAG
- a CDS encoding LysR family transcriptional regulator, translated as MRPYEQRFPWNLDWNLLRTFMVVVEQKSITKAADFLGLKQPTVSAALKRLEEITGHKLIIRKPNQFRVTRAGDILYYECSTIFGSVSQLPSLLDRGEDELRGHITLVVASHVVCPQFDEVLAQYARLHNKVTFSISVADSEEIVSRVGQNRASFGVCLVNNSAETLEAEILYREFFALYCGPSHRLFRQKDIDAAELIGEPSVSFQTEVEGGALEPVANLRARVQAATRWHGVSSNLVEVRRMIVANIGIGALPVHVARRDVERGLLYQLPPYENLPAVDVHLVSNPKRRASDAEAEFLRLCNERIFSIPLSERTFT; from the coding sequence ATGAGGCCCTATGAACAGCGGTTTCCTTGGAATCTTGACTGGAACCTGCTCCGAACTTTTATGGTTGTGGTTGAACAAAAAAGCATTACAAAAGCTGCAGATTTCCTGGGCTTGAAACAACCTACGGTCAGTGCTGCGCTTAAAAGGCTTGAAGAAATAACGGGTCACAAGCTGATCATCAGAAAACCCAACCAGTTCAGAGTGACCCGGGCTGGAGATATTCTCTATTATGAATGCTCTACGATTTTCGGCAGTGTATCCCAGTTGCCCTCGCTATTGGATCGTGGTGAGGATGAGCTTAGAGGACACATTACGTTAGTCGTTGCAAGCCATGTGGTTTGTCCCCAATTCGACGAAGTATTGGCACAATATGCACGCTTGCATAACAAGGTGACCTTCTCCATCTCTGTGGCAGACAGCGAGGAAATCGTGAGCAGAGTGGGGCAGAATCGGGCGAGCTTTGGCGTTTGTCTTGTCAATAACAGTGCAGAGACGCTGGAGGCGGAGATTCTCTATCGCGAGTTTTTTGCTCTTTATTGTGGTCCAAGCCACCGTCTCTTCAGGCAGAAGGATATAGACGCCGCAGAGTTGATCGGCGAGCCCAGTGTATCCTTTCAGACAGAGGTGGAGGGAGGCGCGCTGGAACCAGTGGCGAATCTTAGGGCGCGAGTGCAGGCCGCGACTCGCTGGCATGGGGTCTCATCCAACCTTGTGGAGGTGCGTCGCATGATCGTTGCCAATATTGGCATTGGCGCCCTGCCGGTTCATGTGGCCAGAAGAGATGTTGAGCGGGGTCTGTTGTACCAACTGCCCCCATATGAAAATTTGCCGGCTGTCGATGTGCATTTGGTTTCCAACCCCAAACGGCGGGCTTCGGACGCCGAAGCCGAATTCCTGCGGCTTTGCAACGAGCGGATATTCAGCATTCCCCTCAGTGAGAGAACCTTTACGTAG
- a CDS encoding sugar-binding transcriptional regulator, protein MGKPPAANGVATPATYQNDPRLWAAWLYYHDELTQNQIASLLGVSRATVVNYLQEARANHYIKISVRSDLLTSINLAQALKDKFGLKECMVIPDDGGLLSPTQRIGKAGASFVEGALAPDDVVGVAWGRTVQALANNLTDQSMSNLYVVQIVGSQRGTSDGFSSEECVSLISLKLHAKTANLHAPAALSNKELRDALLKETIIQEQFARIRSCNKILFGVCSVKDNSLVFASGLTNAEESKYYIANGAVGVISGRFFDAEGNWIQGPLDDRLMGITLDEVRQVPTRIAVAGGTDKTASMLGALRGDYINVLVTDEKTALSILEKA, encoded by the coding sequence GTGGGAAAACCACCGGCGGCGAATGGCGTTGCAACACCGGCGACCTATCAGAACGACCCTAGATTGTGGGCAGCATGGCTTTATTACCATGACGAACTGACACAGAACCAGATCGCGTCGCTATTAGGCGTGTCGCGCGCAACGGTTGTCAATTACCTACAAGAAGCACGTGCTAACCACTATATCAAGATCTCGGTACGTAGTGATCTACTCACCAGCATCAATCTGGCACAGGCCCTCAAAGATAAATTCGGCCTGAAGGAATGCATGGTCATACCTGATGATGGCGGGCTGCTTTCCCCCACTCAACGCATCGGCAAAGCCGGGGCAAGCTTCGTGGAAGGTGCTCTGGCGCCTGACGATGTGGTTGGTGTTGCTTGGGGCCGTACCGTGCAGGCACTAGCCAACAATCTCACAGATCAGTCCATGTCCAATCTCTATGTGGTTCAGATCGTCGGCAGCCAGCGCGGCACATCAGATGGCTTTAGCTCCGAGGAGTGTGTATCCCTCATTTCTCTCAAGCTGCACGCAAAGACCGCCAATCTCCATGCGCCCGCCGCTCTGAGCAACAAGGAATTGCGCGATGCTCTGCTGAAGGAAACCATCATTCAGGAACAGTTCGCGCGCATTCGCTCCTGCAACAAGATCCTGTTTGGCGTCTGTTCGGTCAAGGACAACAGCCTTGTCTTTGCCAGTGGATTGACCAACGCCGAGGAAAGCAAATATTACATTGCCAACGGTGCAGTCGGCGTGATTTCCGGGCGCTTCTTCGATGCAGAGGGCAACTGGATTCAAGGGCCTCTGGATGATCGCCTGATGGGTATCACGCTTGATGAGGTCAGGCAGGTGCCCACACGCATCGCCGTTGCGGGTGGTACAGACAAGACGGCCTCAATGCTTGGCGCCTTGCGAGGCGATTACATCAATGTGCTTGTAACCGACGAGAAAACAGCTCTGAGCATTCTTGAAAAGGCCTGA
- a CDS encoding 3-oxoacid CoA-transferase subunit B codes for MSDARQRMVARAARAIEPGMLVNLGIGLPTRVVNYLSSDMEVGLHTENGLVGVGPTQDYDHADRDLIDAGGAYISALPGGAFIDSAVSFAIVRSGRLDLTMLGAFEVAQNGDLANWKIPGKFSPGVGGGIELAQKAAHVMVLTTHTDRKGNPKLLERCSLPLTAKGSVERIFTDMAVVDVTPEGFALKELAEGVSLDDVIAATGAPLIIPEGDIPTF; via the coding sequence TTGTCCGACGCTAGACAAAGAATGGTTGCCCGCGCGGCCCGTGCGATTGAGCCGGGCATGCTGGTCAATCTCGGGATCGGTTTGCCGACTCGAGTCGTCAATTACCTCTCTTCGGACATGGAAGTGGGGCTGCATACGGAAAATGGTCTTGTGGGTGTCGGCCCGACGCAGGATTACGACCATGCGGATCGCGATCTGATTGACGCCGGAGGGGCTTATATCAGCGCCCTCCCCGGAGGTGCCTTCATCGACAGCGCGGTGTCCTTTGCCATCGTACGGTCCGGCAGGTTGGACCTGACCATGCTGGGTGCCTTCGAGGTGGCCCAGAATGGCGATCTGGCTAACTGGAAAATTCCGGGCAAATTTTCTCCCGGTGTTGGCGGAGGCATCGAGCTGGCACAAAAGGCGGCCCATGTCATGGTGCTGACAACCCATACCGACCGCAAAGGCAATCCCAAGCTGCTTGAGCGATGCTCCTTGCCTCTGACCGCGAAGGGATCGGTTGAGCGCATCTTCACAGATATGGCCGTCGTGGATGTCACCCCTGAAGGCTTTGCCCTTAAAGAACTGGCAGAAGGCGTCTCGCTTGATGACGTTATTGCAGCGACGGGTGCGCCGCTGATCATTCCGGAAGGTGATATTCCCACCTTCTGA
- a CDS encoding amino acid ABC transporter ATP-binding protein, giving the protein MTHHRPFVDIRHAQKCFGELEVLKDISLQVEQQQIVAIIGPSGSGKSTLLRAINDLDPLTSGEVWLDGVQVNKLLPHAQYEKHINQVRQQIGMVFQHFNLFPHLTVRENITLAPKLLKGVSEDEANALAEQQLEHVGLIDRIDYHPSQLSGGQKQRVAIARALAMKPKLMLFDEATSALDPELVEEVNQVMKMLAEEAMTMIIVTHEMGFAESVCDRVLFMDGGVVVEEGAPEVVFHNPTQDRTKNFLRKHLEGAK; this is encoded by the coding sequence ATGACGCATCATCGTCCCTTTGTCGATATTCGCCACGCCCAGAAATGCTTTGGTGAGCTTGAAGTTCTCAAGGATATCAGCCTGCAAGTCGAGCAGCAGCAAATCGTTGCCATCATCGGCCCCAGTGGCTCGGGCAAATCCACGCTCCTGCGCGCAATCAACGATCTTGATCCGCTGACTTCTGGCGAAGTCTGGCTGGATGGCGTGCAGGTCAACAAGCTGTTGCCACACGCCCAATATGAAAAGCATATCAATCAGGTACGCCAGCAGATCGGCATGGTGTTCCAGCATTTCAATCTGTTCCCTCACCTGACCGTGCGGGAAAATATCACGCTGGCGCCCAAGCTGCTCAAGGGTGTTTCTGAGGATGAAGCCAATGCGCTCGCCGAGCAGCAGCTCGAGCATGTCGGGCTCATCGACCGGATCGACTATCACCCCTCGCAATTGTCTGGCGGCCAGAAGCAGCGCGTAGCTATTGCGCGCGCGCTCGCCATGAAACCCAAACTGATGCTGTTTGACGAAGCAACGTCAGCGCTTGACCCGGAACTGGTCGAAGAGGTCAACCAGGTCATGAAAATGTTGGCTGAGGAAGCCATGACCATGATCATCGTCACCCACGAAATGGGATTTGCCGAGAGCGTTTGCGATCGGGTTCTGTTCATGGATGGCGGTGTCGTCGTCGAGGAAGGCGCCCCTGAGGTTGTCTTCCATAACCCAACACAAGACAGAACAAAGAATTTCCTTAGAAAGCATCTCGAAGGCGCAAAATGA
- a CDS encoding amino acid ABC transporter permease, with amino-acid sequence MDIDLILRVYPHFLKAAVLTIELSVLTAILGLICGSLGAAARLSRLKAIRFIGAAYVSLFRGTPALIQLFLLYFGGPQIGIQLDAFQAGVIGLGLNIGAYMTETIRGAIISVHKGQTEAARTLGMSRWQAMRYVILPQAFRLMVRPLGVNINALIKGTALVAAISVVELTYTAQRYIGSTYKPFEMFILAGVLYMIIIYATGRGISWLDKKVRIQ; translated from the coding sequence ATGGATATTGATCTTATCCTCCGGGTCTATCCCCACTTTCTCAAGGCGGCCGTGCTGACCATCGAACTGTCGGTTCTCACGGCTATTCTTGGCCTTATCTGTGGTTCACTGGGCGCAGCGGCGCGCCTCTCGCGCCTGAAGGCAATCCGTTTCATCGGAGCGGCCTATGTTAGTCTGTTTCGTGGCACCCCTGCCCTCATCCAGTTATTTTTGCTCTATTTCGGTGGTCCGCAGATCGGCATCCAGCTGGATGCCTTTCAAGCCGGCGTTATCGGGCTCGGTCTCAATATCGGGGCCTATATGACAGAAACAATTCGTGGCGCCATCATTTCGGTGCACAAGGGTCAGACGGAAGCGGCCAGAACGCTTGGAATGAGCCGTTGGCAGGCCATGCGTTATGTAATCCTGCCACAGGCCTTCCGCCTGATGGTGCGCCCGCTGGGCGTTAACATCAATGCGCTCATCAAGGGCACGGCACTGGTTGCGGCAATCTCGGTTGTCGAACTGACCTACACTGCCCAGCGCTATATCGGCTCAACCTACAAGCCATTTGAAATGTTCATCCTGGCTGGTGTTCTTTACATGATCATCATCTATGCAACCGGACGCGGCATAAGCTGGCTTGATAAGAAGGTGCGGATTCAATGA